A genomic region of Parambassis ranga chromosome 7, fParRan2.1, whole genome shotgun sequence contains the following coding sequences:
- the ncoa6 gene encoding nuclear receptor coactivator 6 isoform X2 — translation MALSCTPPEVSLRTEYLETDGESDRDSGVGEDAGEDSDNCHGCALTDEEMITNEDGTEENRRQEDFTVFVAFQGNMDDDDFSQKLDTVLNGIPDVLDMGSDQLQLKHVEPWNSVRVTFNIPRDAAERLRLLAQNNQQQLRDLGILSVQIEGEGAINVAMGPNRGQEVRVNGPIGAVGFPGQPGQGGVRMANPSMVPPGPGMAGQPMLPGSSGQVHPRIQRPPSQTDVMDPMMSGMPVQQQQLQHQQAGPHGPGPMPPQAAHPMQALQPGRPLNPAALQQLQQQHHQQQQAQQQAQLSQLGSRPPFNPSGQMAVPPGWNQLSSGVLQPPAAQGGPGWRKPPPQAQMVQRPPSLATVQTPSHPPPPYPFGSQQAGQVFNAMGQGQLQQQQQAGMGQFAAPQPKGQQVAPGGVAGPPRPPPPLPQTVPQGNLTAKSPGSSSSPFQQGSPGTPPMMAQRPTTPQGFPQGVGSPGRAALGQQGNMPQGFMGMPQHGQPGAQVHPGMPKRPMGFPNPNFVQGQVSASTPGTPVGGASQQLQSSQAMTHTGPQPSAPPPNSMQGPPHAQPNVMGVQSGMAGPPPGTTAGPSMGQQQPSLQTQMLGLQHQAQPVSSSPSQMVQGQGGGQTVLSRPLNQGQRGGMTPPKQMMPQQGQGVMHGQGQMVGGQGHQVMLLQQQQQQQQQQQQNSMMEQMVVNQIQGNKQAFGGKIPPGVMSGPMMRGPSPNVPGNMAQFQGQVGPQQMTPQQQQQMAQLQQQQLQQQQQHQLQQLQQQQQQQQHQQMNQSQQVPITGNPNQAIGMHGQQMRPPASHLIQQQLQQQQQLQQQQKQQQAMLQQQQQHAVQQHPHGMGDPNGGNGDLGVQQMVPNMQAEQQQGMMVGPQHMQMGNGHFPGHGMNFNAQFPGQMQMGGPCGQGGGFPVSKDVTLTSPLLVNLLQSDISASQFGPGGKQGTGGVNQAKPKKKKPARKKKPKEGEGQQQVEGLGGLDVAAGIEDSDLPNLAGEPGLGLDNSGQKLPDFANRPAGFPGQPGDQRVLQQAPMQFMQQQQQQQQQQQQQQQQQQPPQPQQQQHQQQIQQQMQQQQIQQQQMQHQQQMQQQMQQQQIQQQQQQQQQQQQQQQQLQQQQQQMQQQIQQMQMGLQNAQGQQVMTGPQAPGQSQPQMHPHQLQQQQTQQPHMQQQQQQMMMMLKMQQEQAKNRMPIPPGGQIPPRNMGNQPDVQRHPSQQGNMPVMISLQGHGGVPPSPDKARGMPLMVNPQLAGVARRMSHPDAGQGPQNTGSEDAPAGSHLKQDRPGGPEIGIQPGNGTQQIISNQGSNTHMMKQGPGPAQVPQHTGASPQQQLPTQPQQGGPMPGHHFPNVPTTTQSSRPKTPNRASPRPYHHPLTPTNRPPSTEPSEINLSPERLNASIAGLFPPKINIPLPPRQPNLNRGFDQQGLNPTTLKAIGQAPPNLTLPGNNNNVGAGGNNTNNNQQSFSASAGAGTAGPKQDKQAGGQGKRASPSNSRRSSPASSRKSATPSPGRQKGTKMAPITCPPQQQQLANPQGQTMMLSPTSVPQSPVSMPLQVSGGIEAQQNQSTLHGIQGNPSDGARESQGMMTAEQRQMPQPQAQLHAQLQAQVQSQPQPQAQPQPLRELSMPRMASPRLSVPQQPKSDLELQAPTVDRQPTHPVPMQDSEVSPALRTAPTSLNQLLDNTGVPNMLVRPTQNNTVRDVAGKESPKSALDQERPLHINSQSTDVSTSVTTAATISETDIKPKPAVPVATSSPNMQPASISTSHTLNNVNSNTTPSLNQNPISSLGVNASLTVNPTPALCSNNSTNTNTTPSVSPIQVTFGQNSSASTVSTSSNSSSALNPATSVLKPSPSPKPVTSVNSVIQIPASSNTGPPNQITVFVTSNPITSAPTPQAASMVSTMVAVPNKNMRPQDIRQQTPAPRPQFIATTPVFINPIFQVPSASGAPNTVVPQSVTMVGSIQVSSTNIQISPASSSIQASAANMTSTQPTRSIVGQVQIATSMSSSSTVGTVLATQQINPGAMKTETLGETGSAQKSALPVQQPSPHPSPSASSPFQPPLASPPCSSPGAVNAMRKSPMSPSPTAQVKTKPTQAAVAVSGTVDSVQSPVQGQTGSAPPRIFLPPATAIQIEAQAAHTTAVAASNVSLPVVSSPVSGSGQITVPTQIVAQAPLPAPALVSSPAQAVTSQAPVVTVVATMPVVSSSAMLPTVSPVQSPVPSIVPIVAAPGPAQEVSNTTSSPAANPSGIPSGQSDPPTVEPSMLPAAAPAETIETTSESTQHEVPAPQEPMSTEKTGEEVSSGSEQGAPVEKPKGPSRRSSRAEKEVEEEPVADSGMRKRSARPGTSAAVKETGASPTQAKRRKSK, via the exons AGTAGTGGACAGGTCCATCCACGAATTCAGAGACCACCATCACAAACAG ATGTGATGGATCCAATGATGTCAGGTATGCCAGTTCAGCAGCAACAACTTCAGCACCAGCAGGCTGGTCCCCATGGCCCAGGCCCCATGCCTCCTCAAGCTGCCCATCCCATGCAGGCTTTGCAGCCTGGGAGACCACTCAACCctgctgcactgcagcagctacaacaacagcaTCACCAACAGCAACAGGCCCAGCAGCAAGCTCAGCTTTCTCAGCTTGGTTCTAGACCCCCCTTTAACCCATCAGGTCAGATGGCTGTGCCTCCTGGATGGAATCAGTTGTCCTCTGGTGTCCTCCAGCCACCTGCTGCTCAAGGAGGCCCTGGCTGGAGAAAGCCTCCCCCCCAAGCTCAAATGGTTCAACGTCCACCTTCCCTTGCTACGGTTCAGACCCCCAGTCATCCTCCACCACCTTACCCATTTGGGAGTCAGCAGGCTGGGCAGGTATTTAATGCAATGGGACAAGGACagttacaacaacaacaacaggcagGAATGGGTCAGTTTGCTGCTCCACAGCCTAAAGGCCAACAGGTTGCCCCTGGTGGTGTGGCAGGACCACCCAGACCCCCTCCACCCCTTCCACAAACTGTGCCACAGGGGAACCTCACTGCCAAGTCCCCTGGCTCGTCCTCATCTCCTTTTCAACAGGGTTCACCTGGCACACCTCCTATGATGGCTCAGAGGCCTACGACTCCACAGGGCTTCCCCCAAGGTGTTGGTTCACCAGGAAGAGCTGCCCTCGGACAACAGGGTAATATGCCACAAGGATTCATGGGAATGCCCCAGCATGGACAACCTGGGGCCCAAGTTCACCCAG GCATGCCAAAGCGTCCCATGGGCTTTCCAAACCCGAATTTTGTTCAAGGTCAGGTGAGTGCCAGCACTCCAGGAACCCCTGTTGGAGGAGCAAGCCAGCAACTGCAGAGCAGCCAAGCAATGACTCACACAG GTCCTCAGCCATCAGCCCCCCCACCAAACTCAATGCAGGGGCCACCCCATGCTCAGCCTAATGTTATGGGTGTACAAAGTGGCATGGCAGGTCCTCCCCCAGGTACAACTGCAGGGCCCAGTATGGGCCAACAACAGCCTAGTCTTCAAACCCAGATGTTGGGCCTCCAGCATCAGGCCCAGCCTGTGTCTTCCTCCCCCAGCCAGATGGTTCAAGGCCAGGGTGGTGGTCAGACTGTCCTCTCAAGGCCTCTCAATCaagggcagagaggaggaatgaCCCCACCTAAGCAGATGATGCCTCAGCAAGGCCAGGGGGTGATGCATGGGCAAGGTCAGATGGTTGGAGGCCAAGGGCACCAGgtcatgctgctgcagcagcagcaacagcagcagcaacaacagcaacaaaactcAATGATGGAACAAATGGTTGTCAACCAGATACAAGGCAACAAGCAAGCATTTGGAGGAAAGATTCCACCTGGGGTCATGTCTGGACCAATGATGCGTGGTCCTTCACCAAATGTTCCAGGTAACATGGCTCAGTTCCAGGGCCAGGTTGGCCCTCAGCAGATGActccacaacaacagcagcaaatggcacagcttcagcaacagcagctacaacagcagcaacaacaccagTTGCAACAgctacaacagcagcaacaacagcaacaacaccaGCAGATGAATCAGTCACAGCAGGTTCCTATTACTGGTAATCCTAATCAAGCCATAGGCATGCATGGACAACAGATGAGACCTCCTGCCAGTCATCTTATTCAACAAcagttgcagcagcagcagcagttacagcagcaacagaaacaacaacaggccatgttacagcagcagcaacagcatgcAGTTCAGCAACATCCACATGGCATGGGAGATCCTAATGGTGGAAATGGGGATTTGGGGGTCCAACAAATGGTTCCTAATatgcaggcagagcagcagcaaggCATGATGGTAGGCCCTCAGCACATGCAGATGGGAAATGGCCACTTTCCAGGTCATGGCATGAACTTCAATGCGCAGTTCCCAGGCCAGATGCAAATGGGGGGACCCTGTGGACAGGGAGGAGGGTTTCCAGTCAGCAAGGATGTTACTCTCACTAGCCCTCTGCTGGTCAACCTGCTGCAGAGTGATATCTCAGCCAGCCAGTTTGGACCAGGAGGAAAACAGGGAACAGGTGGGGTAAATCAAGCCAaacctaaaaagaaaaaaccagCACGCAAGAAGAAGCCCAAAGAGGGAGAAGGACAACAGCAAGTAGAGGGACTTGg TGGGCTTGATGTAGCTGCTGGAATTGAGGATTCAGACCTCCCTAATCTGGCTGGAGAACCAGGTTTGGGCTTAGACAATTCAGGCCAGAAACTTCCTGATTTTGCtaacaggcctgcag GCTTTCCTGGCCAACCTGGAGACCAGAGAGTATTGCAGCAGGCTCCTATGCAATttatgcagcaacaacaacagcagcaacaacaacaacaacaacaacaacaacagcagcagccaccacaaccacaacagcagcagcatcaacagcaaatacaacaacaaatgcaacagcagcaaatacaacaacagcaaatgcagcatcagcagcaaatgcaacaacaaatgcaacagcagcaaatacaacaacaacaacagcagcagcagcagcaacaacaacagcagcaacagttacaacagcagcaacaacaaatgCAGCAACAGATACAGCAGATGCAGATGGGTCTCCAGAATGCTCAAGGGCAGCAGGTGATGACAGGGCCACAGGCTCCAGGACAAAGCCAGCCCCAAATGCACCCTCAtcagctacagcagcagcaaacacaacagccaCATATGCAACAGCAG CAacaacagatgatgatgatgctgaagatgcagcaggagcaggcaAAGAATCGCATGCCCATTCCTCCAGGAGGGCAGATTCCTCCTCGGAACATGGGCAATCAACCTGATGTGCAAAGGCATCCTTCTCAGCAGGGCAACATGCCTGTTATGATCAGCCTTCAGGGTCATGGAGGGGTTCCACCATCACCTGACAAAGCCAGGGGGATGCCGCTAATGGTGAACCCACAG CTTGCAGGCGTTGCGCGAAGAATGTCCCATCCTGATGCAGGGCAGGGTCCCCAGAACACTGGATCTGAAGATGCCCCTGCTGGTTCACATTTAAAACAAGACAGACCTGGTGGTCCAGAAATAGGGATTCAGCCTGGCAATGGAACCCAACAAATTATTTCCAATCAGGGCTCCAACACTCACATGATGAAGCAAGGCCCTGGTCCAGCACAAGTGCCCCAGCACACTGGAGCCAGTCCTCAGCAACAGTTACCCACTCAACCCCAGCAGGGAGGTCCGATGCCTGGTCATCATTTTCCTAATGTCCCCACAACTACACAGAGCTCAAGACCTAAAACCCCAAACAGAGCCAGCCCTAGGCCGTATCACCATCCTCTCACCCCAACTAATCGTCCACCCAGCACTGAACCCTCTGAAATTAATCTTTCACCTGAGAGGCTTAATGCTTCTATTGCAGGGCTGTTTCCACCAAAAATCAACATTCCTTTGCCTCCCAGGCAACCAAACTTAAACAGAGGATTTGACCAGCAAGGTCTGAACCCAACAACTTTAAAGGCCATTGGGCAGGCCCCCCCAAACTTAACTCTCccaggaaacaacaacaatgtcGGAGCAGGTGGAAATAACACTAACAACAATCAGCAATCTTTCTCTGCTAGTGCTGGTGCAGGGACTGCTGGTCCTAAACAGGACAAACAGGCTGGAGGGCAAGGTAAGAGGGCAAGTCCGAGCAATAGTCGGAGGTCAAGTCCAGCCTCTAGCCGCAAGTCGGCTACCCCAAGTCCAGGAAGACAAAAGGGGACTAAAATGGCCCCTATCACCTGCcctccccagcagcagcagttggcCAACCCTCAGGGGCAAACAATGATGCTAAGccctacctcagtacctcaaAGTCCAGTGTCTATGCCTTTACAAGTAAGTGGAGGGATAGAAGCACAACAAAACCAGAGCACCCTCCATGGCATTCAAGGTAACCCCTCTGATGGGGCTAGGGAAAGTCAGGGAATGATGACAGCAGAGCAACGGCAGATGCCCCAGCCTCAGGCTCAGCTTCATGCTCAGCTTCAGGCTCAGGTTCAGTCACAGCCACAACCACAAGCCCAGCCCCAGCCTTTGCGGGAGCTATCAATGCCCAGGATGGCAAGTCCTCGTCTCTCTGTACCTCAGCAGCCTAAATCTGACCTAGAACTGCAAGCTCCCACAGTTGATAGGCAACCAACACACCCAGTGCCTATGCAGGACTCTGAGGTCTCACCTGCTCTAAGAACGGCTCCAACCTCCCTCAACCAGTTACTAGATAACACTGGTGTTCCAAACATGCTTGTTCGGCCTACACAAAATAATACTGTCAGGGACGTCGCAGGAAAAGAAAGTCCCAAGTCTGCCTTGGATCAAGAAAGACCCCTTCACATCAATTCCCAAAGTACAGATGTATCAACATCTGTAACTACTGCTGCCACCATAAGTGAAACAGACATTAAGCCCAAACCTGCTGTCCCAGTCGCTACCAGTAGTCCTAACATGCAACCTGCCTCAATTTCCACCTCTCACACTCTAAATAACGTGAACTCAAATACTACTCCCAGCCTCAACCAAAACCCTATTTCAAGTCTTGGGGTTAATGCTAGTCTAACTGTAAACCCAACACCTGCTCTTTGTAGTAACAACAGTACTAACACTAATACTACCCCAAGTGTAAGCCCCATCCAGGTCACTTTTGGTCAGAACAGTTCTGCCTCAACAGTTAGCACCAGTTCTAATTCTAGCTCTGCTTTAAACCCAGCCACTTCAGTTCTAAAACCAAGCCCTAGTCCCAAACCTGTGACAAGTGTAAACTCAGTCATACAGATCCCTGCCTCTTCTAACACCGGGCCTCCCAACCAGATCACTGTGTTTGTCACATCAAACCCCATTACATCTGCCCCGACTCCACAGGCCGCATCTATGGTCTCCACTATGGTTGCTGTGCCTAACAAGAACATGAGACCCCAGGACATCCGGCAGCAGACCCCTGCCCCACGACCTCAATTTATTGCCACCACTCCTGTATTTATTAACCCAATTTTTCAGGTCCCAAGTGCATCTGGGGCTCCCAATACAGTTGTGCCACAGTCAGTCACCATGGTGGGGTCAATCCAGGTGTCTTCTACAAACATCCAAATTTCTCCTGCCTCAAGCTCTATCCAGGCTTCAGCAGCTAATATGACCAGTACTCAGCCCACTAGAAGTATTGTTGGACAGGTCCAAATTGCTACAAGTATGTCCTCATCTTCTACTGTTGGTACTGTACTGGCAACTCAGCAAATTAACCCTGGGGCTATGAAAACAGAAACTCTTGGTGAGACAGGTTCTGCTCAGAAATCTGCTCTTCCAGTTCAACAGCCCTCTCCACATCCAAGCCCATCAGCATCATCTCCCTTTCAGCCACCTCTGGCTTCTCCACCCTGCTCTAGTCCTGGAGCTGTTAATGCCATGCGAAAGAGCCCCATGTCTCCATCTCCTACTGCCCAGGTGAAAACTAAGCCTACACAGGCTGCTGTAGCTGTCTCTGGTACAGTTGACTCTGTGCAAAGTCCTGTACAGGGGCAAACAGGGTCTGCGCCACCACGCatctttcttcctcctgctaCAGCCATTCAGATTGAAGCTCAAGCTGCCCATACTACTGCTGTTGCTGCAAGCAATGTTTCTCTCCCTGTGGTCTCCTCCCCAGTATCAGGTTCAGGGCAAATAACTGTTCCTACTCAGATTGTTGCCCAGGCACCATTGCCTGCACCTGCTTTAGTCTCAAGCCCAGCACAGGCTGTAACGTCTCAAGCCCCTGTTGTCACTGTAGTGGCTACCATGCCTGTTGTCTCTAGTTCTGCCATGCTCCCTACTGTTTCTCCTGTCCAAAGTCCGGTACCGTCTATTGTCCCAATTGTTGCTGCGCCGGGACCTGCTCAGGAGGTTTCCAACACCACATCTTCTCCAGCTGCTAACCCAAGTGGCATTCCATCAGGCCAGTCTGACCCCCCAACTGTGGAGCCTTCCATGTTACCAGCTGCAGCACCTGCTGAAACCATAGAGACCACCTCGG AATCTACTCAACATGAAGTTCCTGCGCCACAGGAACCTATGTCCACTGAGAAGACTG GTGAAGAGGTCTCTTCAGGTTCTGAGCAGGG GGCTCCTGTGGAGAAGCCCAAGGGGCCAAGCAGACGTAGCTCCCGGgcagagaaggaggtggaggaggagccagTAGCGGACAGTGGCATGAGGAAGAGATCAGCCAGGCCTGGAACCAGTGCTGCTGTAAAAG aaACTGGAGCGAGTCCCACCCAGGCAAAACGAAGGAAGTCCAAATAG